One window from the genome of Mastacembelus armatus chromosome 18, fMasArm1.2, whole genome shotgun sequence encodes:
- the psip1b gene encoding PC4 and SFRS1-interacting protein: protein MPGKNSESFKPGDLVFAKMKGFPHWPARICKSENGHKKRVPVFFFGTHQIGHLPAENIVPYVGNKMKYGSGVRIKGFTEGMWEIQNTPGVGSKVKVPVKTSTQSKRATTQTTPAAKTTNTNLKSVPSEEKPERKTAAGRNSANKVPAKTESAAKTPVKTSLRSSAPGDTESAATTRSRKADSKAGVSSDAPAGGTTGDDSTGPTSVSNKKQADAEQQQQKKKRTPAGPAEAPASKKVRSRETTSAQIQSTDGGQKEQEEEKKVPQSRGVKRRREKDNKEEAQNIKEKTAEEKKEEKTSSEEDTEKSAENKWRRTRRAEKEECKEEVKSKQDENKGRKEEKGTKRTREKEVQQKTKKDVTDVKKEVTAINEENQGRRRRKREEEKEVQMKTKQDRRVEGKKEEEEKTGGKSDSTEVKRRRDKTEEQKKTTDAGEKEKVKGSSSVDEERQQRLAAKRESLLKSLRGLLKGGRGARRREMMKIAQKGGNRAKRSTELRKTKGLKQSEKKIVEESAVIREKPGVKSSIQKKKTTEKEEKNDSREKEMDEGKLSSKTSSTETTKPNQSNKNKTVDEVKTNENAQKKKDEMKTEAKKDEGVKEKTKEDERNDETKQQKEGEKKDERKIIGKIVKATARQGAKVQVKTMMGGTTTTAAAAAAEIEKKKKEEEKADTLKKVEEKKKTSSEKSATEDRKDKNVKEVEKTKKKSERPDKESQGKKDNKSDQTQKPGAEDTKTQKKSEKTERAETSGATPEEELKAEKTNAGEESKSQSKEPVQQQSSTMTLTDSTLHRIHGDIRISLKSDKPDISKCLTALDQLSMVYVTSQHVKRHSELVATLRKMRNYRGNQAVMDKASMLYNRFKNAYLLGEGEEVVSAAFLRSLLEEKEKEEALRVEHCRERLRTEEEKTGAAVDSS from the exons ATGCCgggaaaaaacagtgaaagcttCAAACCAGGAGACCTGGTGTTCGCCAAGATGAAGGGCTTCCCCCACTGGCCTGCCAGG atctGTAAGTCAGAGAACGGACACAAGAAGCGAGTCCCTGTCTTCTTCTTCGGGACCCATCAGAT AGGTCACCTCCCTGCGGAGAACATCGTCCCTTATGTCGGTAACAAGATGAAGTACGGCAGCGGCGTTCGCATCAAAGGCTTCACCGAGGGCATGTGGGAGATCCAGAACACCCCTGGAGTCGGGAGTAAAGTAAAA GTCCCAGTAAAGACCAGCACACAGAGCAAACGTGCTACTACTCAAACTACACCTGCtgctaaaacaacaaataccaaCCTGAAGTCGGTTCCCAGTGAAGAGAAGCCTGAAAGAAAAACGGCTGCTGGCAGAAACTCTGCGAACAAAGTTCCAGCTAAAACAGAATCTGCTGCTAAAACTCCTGTAAAAACGTCACTACGATCATCAGCTCCAGGGGACACAGAGTCGGCGGCGACCACGAGAAGCAGAAAGGCAGATTCAAAGGCAGGAGTGAGTAGTGATGCACCTGCAGGAGGGACCACAGGAGACGACAGCACTGGTCCCACATCTGTGAGCAATAAAAAGCAG GCCGAtgctgaacagcagcagcagaagaagaagaggacgcCTGCTGGTCCTGCTGAGGCTCCAG CTAGTAAGAAAGTGAGGAGCAGAGAAACAACGTCAGCTCAAATACAATCAACCGATGGAGGacagaaggagcaggaggaggaaaagaaggtCCCGCAGAGTCGAGGAGtcaagaggaggagagagaaggacaaTAAGGAGGAGGCGCAGAATATAAAAGAGAAGACGgctgaggagaaaaaagaagagaagacgTCATCAGAGGAGGACACTGAGAAgtcagcagaaaacaaatggaggaggacgaggagagCTGAAAAAGAGGAGTGTAAGGAGGAggtaaaatcaaaacaggatGAGAACaaagggaggaaagaggagaagggAACGAAAAGGACAAGAGAAAAGGAGGTACAGCAAAAAACGAAGAAGGACGTCACAGATGTAAAAAAAGAAGTGACAGCTATAAATGAGGAGAACCaaggaagaaggaggaggaagagggaggaagagaaggaggtgcaaatgaaaacaaaacaggataGACGtgtggaaggaaagaaagaagaggaggagaaaactgGAGGAAAGTCAGACAGCACTGAGGTGAAAAGGAGGAGGGACAagacagaggagcagaagaaaacaacagatgcaGGCGAGAAAGAGAAGGTGAAAGGAAGCAGCTCTGTGGACGAGGAG CGACAGCAGCGTCTCGCAGCCAAGAGGGAGAGTTTGCTGAAATCTTTGCGGGGTCTGCTGAAGGGCGGCAGAGGAGcgaggaggagggagatgatGAAGATCGCTCA gAAAGGTGGTAACAGAGCGAAGAGGAGTACTGAGCTCAGAAAGACTAAAGGTCTGAAACAATCAGAGAAGAAGATTGTGGAAGAATCAGCTGTGATCAGAGAGAAACCAGGCGTTAAATCCTCCATCCAGAAGAAGAAAACgacagagaaggaagagaagaacGATtccagagagaaagaaatggacGAAGGGAAGTTGTCCAGCAAAACATCGAGCACAGAGACGACAAAACCAAATCAAAGCAACAAGAATAAAACTGTGGACGAAgtgaagacaaatgaaaatgcacagaagaagaaagacgAGATGAAAACTGAGGCGAAGAAGGACGAGGGAGTGAAAGAGAAGACGAAAGAGGACGAGAGGAACGACgagacaaagcagcagaaagagggagagaagaaggacGAGAGAAAAATAATCGGAAAGATCGTGAAGGCGACAGCCAGACAGGGAGCGAAGGTTCAGGTGAAGACGATGATGGgaggaacaacaacaacagcagcagcagcagcagcggagatagagaagaagaagaaagaagaggaaaaggcTGATACCTTAAAAAAGgtagaagagaagaagaaaacgaGTTCAGAGAAATCAGCgacagaggacagaaaagacaagaatGTAAAGGAAgtagagaaaacaaagaaaaagagtgaaagacCTGATAAGGAGTCTCAGGGAAAGAAAGACAACAAATCAgatcaaacacagaaaccagGCGCAGAAGACACAAAAACCCAGAAGAAGAGCGAGAAAACGGAGCGAGCAGAGACGTCAGGAGCGACGCCTGAAGAAGAGCTGAAGGCGGAGAAGACAAACGCAGGAGAAGAAAGTAAATCCCAGAGCAAGGAGCCGGTGCAGCAGCAGAGTTCGACCATGACGCTGACGGACTCGACTCTGCACAGGATCCACGGAGACATCAGGATTTCACTGAAGAGCGACAAGCCT GACATCAGTAAATGTCTGACGGCTCTGGATCAGCTCAGTATGGTCTATGTGACGTCTCAACACGTTAAGAGACACAGCGAGCTCGTCGCCACGCTGAGGAAG ATGCGTAACTACAGAGGGAACCAGGCCGTCATGGACAAGGCCTCCATGCTCTACAACCGCTTCAAGAACGCCTACCTGctgggggagggggaggaggtggtgagCGCCGCCTTCCTGCGCTCCctgctggaggagaaggagaaggaggaggcgCTGAGGGTGGAGCATTGCAGGGAGAGGCTGAGGAcggaggaggagaaaacaggag CTGCAGTGGACTCTTCCTGA